One stretch of Campylobacter sp. CCS1377 DNA includes these proteins:
- the recG gene encoding ATP-dependent DNA helicase RecG, producing MKLSQKDWELFKKLGLKNCVDLALFLPKKIENLNFSSTPKEDFCVEEVEILTSTYQNNKFFGTCKCKNWNLVANFVFFHPSKWHIKIFKPHGCYIFHAKMTLFGRTWQFVNPKILKKAGGFIPKYNIQGIKDESISKLIQTYVNEENLKENHLEQKYINLLLNLHSNDEKCYFLYQNLSKIIQDLKYIEISNFLRRLKAKKQVFPSYELKIYDINDWILNLPFKLTKDQQNALLDIKKDLQSKEAKRRVIMGDVGCGKTLVLLGAALMVYPKQAILMAPTSILAQQLYDEAKKFLPDFMDILFIKGGKKEKDLDEKIKKANLIIGTHALIHFQSHNAVLVMIDEQHRFGSNQRQKINDMAKNNGLSPHFIQFSATPIPRTLSMIQSHLLNFSFIKEMPFKKDITTLCIQNEAFAKLSEKIKDEIAKNHQVIIIYPLVNSSDKIPYLSLEQARGYWESHYEKVFVTHGKDKNKDKILEQFRDEGNILLSTTVVEVGISLPRLSTIVIVGAERLGLATLHQLRGRVGRVGLKSTCYLYTKLKEIPSRLREFANTLDGFEIAELDLKNRLSGDLLDGVMQHGNEFKFFDFASDGELLKRLEESY from the coding sequence ATGAAGCTTAGTCAAAAAGATTGGGAGCTTTTTAAAAAATTAGGTTTAAAAAATTGTGTTGATTTGGCTTTGTTTTTACCTAAAAAAATAGAAAATTTAAATTTCTCATCTACTCCAAAAGAAGATTTTTGCGTTGAAGAGGTGGAAATTTTAACTTCTACTTATCAAAACAATAAATTTTTTGGAACTTGTAAATGTAAAAATTGGAATTTGGTGGCAAATTTTGTTTTTTTTCATCCCAGTAAATGGCATATTAAAATTTTTAAGCCTCATGGTTGCTATATTTTTCACGCTAAAATGACTTTATTTGGCAGAACTTGGCAGTTTGTAAATCCCAAAATTCTTAAAAAAGCAGGTGGATTTATCCCCAAATACAATATACAAGGCATAAAAGATGAGAGTATTTCTAAGCTCATACAAACTTATGTTAATGAAGAAAATTTAAAAGAAAATCATTTAGAGCAAAAATATATTAATCTATTATTAAATTTGCATAGCAATGACGAAAAATGCTATTTTTTGTATCAAAATTTAAGCAAAATAATTCAAGATTTAAAATATATTGAAATTTCTAATTTTCTAAGAAGGCTTAAGGCTAAAAAACAGGTTTTTCCAAGTTATGAGTTAAAAATTTATGATATTAATGACTGGATTTTAAATTTGCCTTTTAAGCTAACAAAAGATCAGCAAAATGCTCTTTTGGATATTAAAAAAGATTTACAATCTAAAGAAGCAAAGAGACGCGTAATTATGGGAGATGTGGGGTGTGGTAAGACTTTGGTTTTGCTTGGGGCTGCTTTGATGGTGTATCCTAAACAAGCAATTTTAATGGCTCCAACTAGCATACTCGCACAACAACTTTACGATGAAGCAAAGAAGTTTTTGCCTGATTTCATGGATATTTTATTCATTAAAGGCGGTAAAAAAGAAAAAGATTTAGATGAGAAAATCAAAAAAGCAAATTTGATTATAGGAACTCATGCACTCATTCATTTTCAAAGTCATAATGCTGTGCTTGTGATGATTGATGAGCAGCACCGTTTTGGTTCAAATCAAAGACAAAAAATTAATGATATGGCAAAAAATAATGGCTTAAGTCCTCATTTTATACAATTTTCCGCAACTCCCATTCCAAGAACACTAAGTATGATACAATCGCACTTGCTTAATTTTTCGTTCATTAAAGAAATGCCTTTTAAAAAAGATATTACAACCCTTTGCATACAAAATGAAGCTTTTGCAAAACTCAGTGAAAAAATCAAAGATGAAATTGCTAAAAATCATCAAGTTATCATTATTTATCCTTTGGTAAATTCAAGTGATAAAATTCCTTATCTTTCTTTAGAACAAGCAAGGGGGTATTGGGAAAGTCATTATGAGAAAGTTTTTGTAACGCATGGAAAGGATAAAAATAAGGATAAAATTTTAGAACAATTTCGCGATGAGGGAAATATTTTGCTAAGCACCACGGTTGTAGAGGTAGGAATTTCACTTCCTAGACTTAGCACCATTGTCATTGTTGGAGCTGAACGCTTAGGACTTGCAACTTTACATCAGCTTAGAGGACGCGTTGGAAGAGTGGGGCTTAAAAGCACTTGTTATCTTTATACTAAACTTAAAGAAATTCCAAGTCGCTTGAGGGAATTTGCAAATACTTTAGATGGTTTTGAAATTGCAGAACTTGATCTTAAAAATCGTTTGAGTGGAGATTTGCTTGATGGAGTGATGCAACATGGAAATGAATTTAAATTTTTTGATTTTGCAAGTGATGGTGAGCTTTTAAAACGTTTAGAAGAGAGTTATTGA
- a CDS encoding DUF805 domain-containing protein — MFELYLSFWKQGLDFQTRTNRGDYWAIMLMQILVSFCVDLLFFWWLPIVANIFSLVSLLPMLAIGARRLHDIGFSGWWQLLYILILPVFVFIILHCLKSNEFTNKYGEQIPETRNFIPYLIANIIIIAILSFLVNFAQI, encoded by the coding sequence ATGTTTGAACTTTATTTAAGTTTTTGGAAGCAAGGTTTGGATTTTCAGACGCGAACGAATAGGGGTGATTATTGGGCTATTATGCTCATGCAAATCCTTGTTAGTTTTTGTGTGGATTTGTTGTTTTTTTGGTGGTTGCCTATTGTCGCTAATATTTTTTCGCTTGTAAGCTTGTTGCCTATGCTTGCTATAGGTGCAAGGAGATTGCATGATATAGGATTTAGTGGCTGGTGGCAGCTTTTGTATATTTTGATTTTGCCTGTATTTGTGTTTATAATTTTACATTGTTTAAAATCAAATGAATTTACTAACAAATACGGAGAACAAATACCAGAAACTAGAAATTTTATCCCATATCTTATCGCTAATATAATAATCATCGCAATTTTAAGCTTCCTTGTTAATTTTGCTCAAATTTAA
- a CDS encoding WG repeat-containing protein, producing the protein MGAYQSKAKMFISPQFDDVKPIGNNFNRQDFFTIEKDGKMGLMDKNANIPIKPAQFTKLDTSWIEYNLIIAYANYFEGDLDGENEDEFWLIDTKGKLLSKLKFNYFANCKTGLKLREASNLKWNFVSLENGVFISKIKFDDIKCLSNNFIVGKFQEKWSLIDKKANQLTKAQFDKIYDESKITDFFDDKFIIVQNHDKFNLIDYEGKLVDEFDEVGDIYKNSLLNIKKNGKWNFIDKNAKIFKNEELLHFSTQELKDSNGSASNKIVSKFNENLGEYSEILGIIAFKSNKGWYFIDKKGKPILPYFYDEFLGYAGKCIMIAQNKNFSLINKKGKAVTKEHCYE; encoded by the coding sequence ATGGGGGCTTATCAATCAAAAGCCAAGATGTTTATCTCGCCACAATTTGACGATGTAAAGCCTATTGGAAATAATTTTAACAGACAAGATTTTTTTACTATAGAAAAAGATGGAAAAATGGGTTTAATGGATAAAAATGCAAATATTCCCATTAAGCCAGCTCAATTTACAAAACTGGATACAAGCTGGATTGAGTACAATCTTATAATAGCTTATGCTAATTATTTTGAAGGCGATTTAGATGGTGAAAATGAAGATGAATTTTGGCTTATTGATACCAAAGGGAAGCTATTGTCAAAACTTAAATTTAATTATTTTGCAAATTGTAAAACAGGCTTGAAGTTGCGCGAAGCATCAAATTTAAAATGGAATTTTGTCAGTTTAGAAAATGGTGTTTTTATAAGCAAGATTAAATTTGATGATATTAAGTGTCTTTCAAATAATTTTATAGTAGGAAAATTTCAAGAAAAATGGAGTTTAATTGATAAAAAAGCAAACCAGCTCACAAAAGCACAATTTGATAAGATATATGATGAGTCTAAAATTACTGATTTTTTTGATGACAAATTTATAATAGTTCAAAACCATGATAAATTCAATTTGATTGATTATGAAGGAAAATTGGTTGATGAATTTGATGAAGTGGGTGATATTTATAAAAATTCTCTACTTAATATAAAGAAAAATGGAAAATGGAATTTTATAGATAAAAATGCAAAAATATTTAAAAATGAAGAATTATTACACTTTTCAACGCAAGAATTAAAAGATAGTAATGGTTCTGCTAGCAATAAAATAGTAAGTAAATTTAATGAAAATTTAGGAGAATATAGTGAAATTTTAGGCATTATAGCTTTTAAATCAAACAAGGGATGGTATTTTATAGATAAAAAAGGTAAGCCAATCTTGCCTTATTTTTATGATGAATTTTTAGGATACGCTGGCAAATGTATAATGATAGCTCAAAATAAAAATTTTAGTTTAATAAACAAAAAAGGCAAAGCGGTAACTAAAGAGCATTGCTATGAGTGA
- a CDS encoding dehypoxanthine futalosine cyclase has translation MSRLNKQEALDLLHNASLAELGEMAYQKKIELHPEKITTFVVDRNINYTNVCCIDCSFCAFYRHHKEDDAYILSFEEIGKKIEELEAIGGTQILFQGGVHPKLKIEWYEELVAWIKEHYPNITVHGFSAVEIAYIAKASKISITEVLQRLQAKGLFSIPGAGAEVLSDRVRDIIAPNKCDTATWLEVHRSAHKIGMKSTATMMFGTVESDEEIIDHFEHLRNLQDETGGFRAFILWSFQSDNTALIKKHPEIMKQSSNKYLRLLALARLYLDNFKNLQSSWVTQGSLIGQLALKFGANDLGSTMMEENVVSAAGASYRMNQDEMIRLIRSLGENPAKRNTAYEILERF, from the coding sequence TTGTCAAGACTTAATAAACAAGAAGCTCTAGATTTGCTTCACAATGCAAGTTTGGCTGAGCTTGGAGAAATGGCTTATCAAAAAAAAATAGAACTTCATCCTGAAAAAATCACTACTTTTGTAGTAGATAGAAATATAAATTATACTAATGTTTGTTGTATTGATTGCTCTTTTTGTGCTTTTTATCGTCACCATAAAGAAGATGATGCTTATATTTTAAGCTTTGAAGAAATAGGCAAAAAAATAGAAGAACTTGAGGCTATTGGGGGTACGCAAATTTTATTTCAAGGCGGCGTGCATCCAAAACTAAAAATAGAATGGTATGAAGAACTTGTAGCTTGGATAAAAGAGCATTATCCAAATATCACCGTACATGGTTTTTCTGCGGTTGAAATCGCTTATATTGCAAAGGCTTCTAAAATTTCTATTACCGAAGTTTTACAAAGACTTCAAGCTAAGGGTTTATTTTCCATACCTGGCGCAGGTGCTGAAGTTTTAAGCGACCGTGTAAGAGATATTATTGCGCCTAATAAATGCGACACGGCCACTTGGCTTGAAGTGCATAGATCAGCACATAAAATCGGCATGAAAAGCACTGCAACCATGATGTTTGGGACGGTTGAGAGTGATGAAGAAATTATTGATCATTTTGAGCATTTAAGAAATTTGCAAGATGAAACAGGTGGCTTTAGGGCTTTTATTTTGTGGAGTTTTCAAAGCGATAATACAGCTTTAATCAAAAAACACCCTGAAATTATGAAACAAAGTTCAAATAAATATTTAAGACTTTTGGCTTTAGCAAGACTTTATTTGGATAATTTTAAAAATTTGCAAAGCTCGTGGGTAACGCAGGGCTCACTCATAGGACAGCTTGCTTTAAAATTTGGAGCCAATGATTTAGGTTCAACTATGATGGAAGAAAATGTCGTAAGTGCAGCAGGTGCGAGTTATAGAATGAATCAAGATGAAATGATAAGGCTTATTAGAAGTTTGGGTGAAAACCCAGCGAAACGCAATACTGCTTATGAAATTTTAGAAAGGTTTTAA
- a CDS encoding WG repeat-containing protein has protein sequence MFFIVEKKGKFGVMDNRRKWIIKPQNYLIKYFDKDMGFIISDGLYYGIMDMQGKVIIKPQYEEIYKFSNRLYRVKKEDKIEDYKLNKNNKIGIINEKGEFVLEPKFDYINTDKYPFKFIQGAKYGFLDEKARILFEINFAYEDDFNNDILTLANKYWLVQKKAKVKFLI, from the coding sequence ATGTTTTTTATAGTAGAGAAAAAGGGTAAATTTGGAGTTATGGATAATCGTAGAAAATGGATTATTAAGCCTCAAAATTACCTTATAAAATATTTTGATAAAGATATGGGTTTTATCATTTCTGATGGTTTATATTATGGTATCATGGATATGCAAGGCAAAGTTATCATTAAACCACAGTATGAAGAAATTTATAAATTTTCTAATAGGCTTTATAGGGTTAAAAAAGAAGACAAAATTGAGGATTATAAACTCAATAAAAATAATAAAATAGGCATTATCAACGAAAAAGGTGAATTTGTTTTAGAACCAAAATTTGATTATATAAATACTGATAAATATCCTTTTAAATTCATTCAAGGTGCTAAATATGGTTTTTTGGATGAAAAAGCTAGAATCTTATTTGAAATCAATTTTGCTTATGAAGATGATTTTAATAATGATATTTTGACGCTAGCAAATAAATATTGGCTTGTTCAAAAAAAGGCGAAAGTCAAATTTTTGATATGA
- a CDS encoding WG repeat-containing protein yields MLVEPKFYKASYRQNDIWQVEIDKKLGLFDIKNKQFILEPKFDDMYNFYNKFIGVYFQGKEGLFDINNRRFVLEPKFEISSCGGTSKVGLNGKYGIINDKAEFIVPIKYDYISSCFSNDLSFVSIKNKMGYINKNAELVIPAKFETVTPFKYGFAQVKLDRNKKFGLINTKGDLILPFEFDSIYYIEPLAKFSVEFSEMREANKDISASKE; encoded by the coding sequence GTGCTTGTAGAGCCTAAATTTTATAAAGCTTCTTATCGACAAAATGATATTTGGCAAGTAGAAATTGATAAAAAACTGGGATTATTTGATATAAAAAACAAACAATTTATATTAGAACCTAAATTTGATGATATGTATAATTTTTATAATAAATTTATAGGAGTGTATTTTCAAGGTAAAGAAGGTTTATTTGATATAAACAATCGTCGTTTTGTCCTAGAGCCAAAATTTGAAATTAGCAGTTGTGGTGGTACTAGCAAAGTTGGTTTAAATGGAAAATATGGAATTATCAATGATAAAGCAGAATTTATCGTGCCCATAAAATATGATTATATATCGTCTTGTTTTTCAAATGATCTTAGTTTTGTCAGTATTAAAAATAAAATGGGTTATATCAATAAAAATGCGGAACTTGTTATCCCTGCTAAGTTTGAGACGGTTACTCCTTTTAAATATGGTTTTGCACAAGTTAAACTTGATAGAAATAAAAAATTCGGACTCATCAACACAAAGGGTGATTTAATCTTGCCTTTTGAATTTGATAGTATTTATTATATTGAACCGCTTGCAAAATTTAGTGTAGAATTCAGCGAAATGAGAGAGGCAAATAAAGATATATCTGCAAGTAAAGAGTAA
- a CDS encoding WG repeat-containing protein, whose translation MKKFQILIMLFLVLFLAACRTHTLNYSSKAPIFYEEDNWKVFFDNDRFGFKDQNGSVVIKPQFDLALDFKNGVARVAQDKNMGLLIKVENLF comes from the coding sequence ATGAAAAAATTTCAAATTTTAATTATGCTTTTTTTAGTATTGTTTTTGGCTGCGTGTAGGACGCATACTTTAAATTATAGCTCCAAAGCTCCTATTTTTTACGAAGAAGATAATTGGAAAGTATTTTTTGATAATGATCGTTTTGGTTTTAAAGATCAAAATGGCTCGGTTGTAATCAAGCCACAATTTGATTTGGCCTTAGATTTTAAAAATGGCGTTGCAAGAGTTGCACAAGATAAAAATATGGGCTTATTGATAAAAGTGGAAAATTTATTTTAA
- a CDS encoding pitrilysin family protein encodes MHNLEINGVKIPFIFEENNDFPIVILRLVFRNCGRSYDEIAGLAKMFSRVLNEGVDDNFFKELEFKAINLEASSGFESLELSLTCLREHFEFALKHLQNLLLNPRFEEKILEKLKINALGELASKNSDFDYLAKNLLNKSVFENEEFQTPNDGDEKSIKELSLKNLENFYKKNINLSNLIVILGGNLSEEKSHMLLNDLLSKFEKGSKNSQKQYGFCKKIKDELLIKKESEQAYIYFATPFFAKFGDRDLYLAKIALFILGQGGFGSRIMEEIRVKRGLAYSAYAMLDMNASFSRIFGYLQTKNESAKEAKKIVKEVFENFLNEGVSEEELIQAKNFLIGSTPLRYESLSKRLSMAYSEYYQGLEFGFFKQELKLIEKVELQELNSYIKKHGELLNLCFASVVNEA; translated from the coding sequence ATGCATAATTTAGAAATTAATGGAGTAAAAATTCCTTTTATCTTTGAAGAAAATAATGATTTTCCTATTGTGATTTTAAGGCTTGTTTTTAGAAATTGCGGAAGAAGTTATGATGAGATTGCGGGACTTGCGAAAATGTTTTCACGAGTTTTAAATGAAGGCGTTGATGATAATTTTTTTAAAGAATTAGAATTTAAAGCCATAAATTTAGAAGCAAGTAGTGGTTTTGAAAGCTTAGAGCTTAGTTTGACTTGTTTAAGAGAGCACTTTGAATTCGCCCTAAAACATTTGCAAAATTTGCTTTTAAATCCTAGATTTGAAGAAAAAATTTTAGAAAAATTAAAAATCAATGCTTTAGGAGAACTTGCGAGTAAAAATAGTGATTTTGATTATTTAGCTAAAAATTTGCTTAATAAGAGTGTCTTTGAAAATGAAGAATTTCAAACTCCAAATGATGGCGATGAAAAAAGTATCAAAGAACTTTCTTTAAAAAATTTAGAAAATTTTTATAAGAAAAATATAAATTTAAGTAATCTTATAGTAATTTTGGGCGGAAATTTAAGCGAAGAAAAATCTCACATGCTTTTAAATGATTTATTGTCAAAATTTGAAAAAGGCAGTAAAAATTCTCAAAAACAATATGGGTTTTGCAAAAAAATAAAAGATGAGCTTTTGATAAAAAAAGAAAGCGAGCAAGCTTATATTTATTTTGCAACGCCATTTTTTGCGAAATTTGGTGATAGGGATTTGTATTTAGCAAAGATTGCTTTGTTTATTTTAGGGCAGGGTGGTTTTGGATCAAGGATAATGGAAGAAATTCGCGTTAAAAGAGGACTTGCGTATTCTGCTTATGCTATGCTTGATATGAATGCGTCTTTTTCTAGGATTTTTGGTTATTTGCAAACCAAAAATGAAAGTGCTAAAGAAGCTAAAAAGATAGTTAAAGAAGTATTTGAAAATTTCTTAAATGAAGGTGTGAGTGAAGAAGAATTAATCCAAGCTAAAAATTTTCTCATAGGTTCAACGCCTTTGCGTTATGAAAGTTTAAGCAAGCGTTTATCTATGGCATATAGTGAGTATTATCAAGGTTTAGAATTTGGCTTTTTTAAGCAAGAATTAAAACTTATAGAAAAAGTAGAACTCCAAGAATTAAATTCTTATATCAAAAAGCACGGAGAGCTTTTAAATCTTTGCTTTGCAAGTGTGGTAAATGAAGCTTAG
- a CDS encoding MFS transporter, with amino-acid sequence MNYLDLLKNNKNIRILASVQFIVYFGAWFSQTGVFTLLVNLNAPTWATSISASLAFLPGILLAPINGVIVEKNKPKKLLLSMISIELFSIFFLIFVTNLNMLWLLFILIFTRLCVASIYFQAEMSLLAKILTPQELKLANEMHSVIWAISYTAGMASAGVFINFFGTKTAFLFDCFLISIGILFLLRLSIPEFEQKIQNNFLTMIKEGFLYVLKNKAIFHLILLHGFIGLTAYETLVTLLAQHPYKEVLSAALVIGFLNAVRACSLALGPIILSKIINHNNLSYIYLGQGLGILLWAVTQFNFYISFIGLLAAGFCTSSLWSYTYTAIQNQCDKKYYGRVIAYTDMVFLGFSAGFSLLTGLLYDLGMSLNFITALLGVVFIFVAFYWHFVNKKYL; translated from the coding sequence ATGAATTATCTTGATTTATTAAAAAATAATAAAAATATTAGAATTTTAGCTTCGGTTCAGTTTATAGTGTATTTTGGTGCTTGGTTTTCACAAACGGGCGTTTTTACGCTTTTAGTTAATCTAAATGCTCCCACTTGGGCTACTTCAATCAGTGCTAGTTTGGCATTTTTACCAGGAATTTTACTTGCCCCAATCAACGGGGTTATAGTCGAAAAAAATAAGCCTAAAAAACTCTTGTTAAGCATGATAAGCATAGAGCTTTTTTCTATATTTTTTCTCATTTTTGTGACCAATCTTAATATGCTTTGGCTTTTATTTATACTCATTTTTACAAGGCTTTGCGTGGCTTCAATTTATTTTCAAGCAGAAATGAGCTTGCTCGCTAAAATTTTAACCCCACAAGAGTTAAAACTCGCCAATGAAATGCATAGTGTTATTTGGGCGATCTCTTATACAGCAGGGATGGCAAGTGCTGGCGTTTTCATTAATTTTTTTGGCACAAAAACGGCATTTTTATTTGATTGTTTTCTTATTAGTATTGGAATTTTATTTTTGCTAAGACTTAGTATTCCAGAATTTGAGCAAAAAATTCAAAACAACTTTCTTACTATGATTAAAGAGGGTTTTTTGTATGTTTTAAAAAACAAAGCTATTTTCCATCTTATTTTACTCCACGGTTTTATAGGGCTTACGGCTTACGAAACCTTAGTTACTCTTTTAGCTCAACACCCCTATAAAGAGGTTTTATCTGCGGCTTTGGTGATTGGTTTTTTAAATGCGGTGCGTGCTTGTTCTTTAGCTTTGGGTCCTATTATCTTAAGTAAAATTATTAATCATAATAATCTAAGTTATATTTATCTTGGACAAGGATTAGGAATTTTACTTTGGGCTGTGACTCAATTTAATTTCTATATTTCCTTTATAGGACTTTTGGCAGCAGGTTTTTGCACCTCCTCGCTTTGGTCTTATACTTACACTGCAATACAAAATCAATGCGATAAAAAGTATTATGGACGCGTTATTGCTTATACGGATATGGTTTTTCTTGGTTTTAGTGCAGGATTTTCGCTTTTAACAGGACTTTTATATGATTTAGGTATGAGCTTAAATTTCATCACTGCCTTACTAGGCGTGGTGTTTATTTTTGTGGCTTTTTATTGGCATTTTGTGAATAAAAAATATTTATAA
- the thiC gene encoding phosphomethylpyrimidine synthase ThiC, with product MKTQMIYAKEGIFTKEMQIVAQKEQVSEEFLLENIACGKIIIPANINHKSLDPNGIGLGLRTKVNVNLGVSNDCVDYSEELKKVDLAHKFGIEAIMDLSNYGKTSRFRDELISISKAMIGTVPVYDAVGFLEKDLKQISAKDFLDVVYHHAKSGVDFMTIHAGINSRAARVFKESKRLTNIVSRGGSVLYAWMAMKEAENPFFEYYDDLLEICLKYDVTLSLGDALRPGSTHDASDVAQISELIELSLLTQRAWKAGVQVMIEGPGHMAINEIEANMQLEKRLCKGAPFYVLGPLVTDIGAGYDHISGAIGGAVAAASGADILCYVTPAEHLRLPNLDDVRDGIVATKIAAHAGDIAKLPKERARDDEMSKARQDIDWEKMFKLAIDGEKAKKMFNERRPDDLNSCSMCGKMCAMNTMNQVLKGEDVSLQ from the coding sequence ATGAAAACTCAAATGATTTACGCCAAAGAAGGCATTTTTACCAAAGAAATGCAAATTGTTGCACAAAAAGAGCAAGTAAGCGAGGAATTTTTACTTGAAAATATTGCTTGTGGAAAAATCATCATCCCTGCAAATATCAATCATAAAAGCCTTGATCCAAACGGCATAGGACTTGGACTTCGCACGAAGGTAAATGTGAATTTAGGTGTTTCAAATGATTGTGTTGATTATAGTGAGGAATTAAAAAAGGTCGATTTGGCTCATAAATTTGGCATCGAAGCCATTATGGATTTGAGTAATTATGGCAAGACAAGCCGTTTTAGAGATGAGTTAATAAGCATTTCAAAAGCGATGATAGGAACAGTGCCTGTTTATGATGCGGTAGGATTTTTGGAAAAAGATTTAAAACAAATTAGTGCAAAAGATTTTTTAGATGTGGTCTATCATCATGCAAAAAGCGGGGTGGATTTTATGACTATACATGCGGGCATAAATTCGCGTGCTGCGAGAGTTTTTAAAGAAAGTAAAAGGCTTACAAATATCGTTTCAAGAGGCGGATCTGTGCTTTATGCGTGGATGGCGATGAAAGAGGCGGAAAATCCTTTTTTTGAATACTATGATGATTTGCTTGAAATTTGTTTAAAATACGATGTAACATTGTCTTTAGGCGATGCTTTGCGTCCAGGATCTACGCATGATGCAAGCGATGTGGCTCAAATTTCTGAGCTTATAGAATTATCTTTGCTAACTCAAAGAGCATGGAAGGCTGGGGTGCAAGTGATGATAGAAGGTCCTGGGCATATGGCTATAAATGAGATTGAAGCAAATATGCAGCTTGAAAAACGCCTTTGTAAAGGTGCACCTTTTTATGTTTTAGGACCTTTAGTAACTGATATTGGTGCGGGGTATGATCATATTAGCGGGGCGATTGGTGGGGCAGTGGCGGCTGCAAGTGGCGCTGATATACTTTGCTATGTAACACCTGCTGAGCATTTAAGACTTCCAAATTTAGATGATGTAAGAGATGGTATAGTGGCAACCAAAATTGCGGCGCATGCAGGAGATATAGCTAAGCTCCCTAAAGAAAGGGCAAGAGATGATGAGATGAGCAAGGCTAGGCAGGATATTGATTGGGAAAAAATGTTTAAGCTTGCCATAGATGGAGAAAAGGCCAAAAAAATGTTTAACGAGCGTCGTCCTGATGATTTGAATTCATGTTCTATGTGTGGAAAAATGTGTGCGATGAATACTATGAATCAAGTCTTAAAAGGTGAAGATGTGAGTTTGCAATAA
- a CDS encoding WG repeat-containing protein, protein MNYFSDSVFVVKKDEKLGLITLDGKTILEPKFILPDKWRNIKAPYIIFINNEKLTKIVIDDKTGFIDENGKMAIKAKYDSVSNFKEGFAAIKLNGKWGYIDKKGQMLVKPKFDFVSGFLNGFSEVRLNDKWGLINIKREFVIKPEFDKIDQVENAILIEKIENTALQVLMAKF, encoded by the coding sequence ATGAACTATTTTAGCGATAGTGTTTTTGTGGTTAAAAAAGATGAAAAATTAGGCTTGATTACTTTAGATGGAAAAACGATTTTAGAGCCTAAATTTATACTTCCTGATAAATGGCGTAATATAAAAGCACCTTATATAATTTTTATAAATAATGAAAAACTTACAAAGATTGTTATTGATGACAAAACCGGCTTTATTGATGAAAATGGCAAAATGGCTATAAAAGCTAAATATGATAGCGTATCTAACTTTAAGGAAGGATTTGCTGCAATCAAGCTTAATGGAAAATGGGGTTATATCGATAAAAAAGGTCAAATGCTTGTAAAGCCTAAATTTGATTTTGTGTCTGGTTTTCTCAATGGATTTTCCGAGGTGAGGCTAAATGATAAATGGGGGCTTATCAATATAAAAAGAGAATTTGTTATAAAACCTGAATTTGATAAGATAGATCAAGTTGAAAATGCCATTCTTATTGAAAAAATAGAAAATACGGCATTGCAAGTTTTGATGGCAAAATTTTAG
- a CDS encoding WG repeat-containing protein, giving the protein MKNNQAVFDIFFDNIARYDNFISVTIANKIGVMDENLNWLILPKFEEFKKLGKNHYQITLDGKIGLLDGNLHTILEPKYDYIGENFINGFAKIGLNDKYGFIGENGEIIEPRFDF; this is encoded by the coding sequence ATGAAAAATAATCAAGCAGTTTTTGATATATTTTTTGACAATATTGCTAGATATGATAATTTTATCAGTGTTACTATTGCTAATAAAATTGGTGTAATGGATGAGAATTTAAATTGGCTAATCTTGCCCAAATTTGAAGAATTTAAAAAACTAGGTAAAAATCATTATCAAATTACACTCGATGGTAAAATAGGGCTTTTGGATGGCAATTTACACACTATTTTAGAGCCAAAATATGATTATATTGGTGAAAATTTTATCAATGGCTTTGCAAAAATTGGGCTTAATGATAAATACGGCTTTATTGGCGAAAATGGCGAAATCATCGAACCGCGATTTGATTTTTGA